In Roseomonas fluvialis, one genomic interval encodes:
- the secD gene encoding protein translocase subunit SecD, whose protein sequence is MLHFARWKTIAILMVCLAGVLVSIPNLLPRAVFPDWFPVRQVNLGLDLRGGSYLLLEVDLNTVVRERLDSMVDAARTRLRTANVRYVNLTADPANRRMGLRVTDPAQVPAAVAALRELANPIQSNTGQSIPDMDVTSLPDGQIWATLTEAGLRAKASSAVEQSIEIVRRRVDETGVSEALIARQGQNRILVTLPGIEDPDRIKNLLGRTARMTFHLVDEAAGLATTPPPGVMFLPGEREGERFAVRRRVEVDGANLTNARAGQDSRTGEWVVNFTFDSVGTRRFAQITRENVGRPFAVVLDEKVITAPVIREPILGGQGQISGSFTARSANDLAVLLRAGALPAPLTVVEERTVGPELGADAIRAGTIALAVGTLFVFLYMGLAYGLFGWFANIALLFNIILMVAFMSLIEATLTLPGIAGIVLTLGTALDANILINERIREEVRNGRTPINALEAGYTKASGTILDSNVTNLIAMACLYAFGSGPVKGFAVTVAVGTVVQMWTATVLTRLFMSWWYKRTRPKELPVFQRSGLSLVERLRRPLFRIFPDNTRIPFMKGARIGLIVSALLSSASIAIAFYPGLEKGIDFEGGIEMEVRTPGPGDIGALRGAVGGLGLGDATLLQFGDNSTFALRLPAQGDEGAVQVAVNRVRTALEQVAPGTRILRVEAVGNRISDELFIGGMMALGLSFLAMLIYIWARFEWQFGIAAVTTLILDVTKTIGFMVLFQIEFNLTTIAGILTVIGFSANDKVVVFDRMRENLRKFKQMPLDQLVDLSINETMNRSLGTSMTLLLSALPLALFGGDTLAGFAWVMVVGIVISAGSSVFIAAPIVLFTGRTRLRRNEAEAPAGAKPAP, encoded by the coding sequence ATGCTACATTTCGCGCGCTGGAAGACCATCGCGATCCTGATGGTCTGCCTGGCCGGGGTGCTTGTGAGCATCCCGAACCTGTTGCCGCGCGCCGTCTTCCCCGACTGGTTCCCGGTGCGCCAGGTGAATCTCGGCCTCGACCTGCGGGGCGGGTCGTACCTCCTGCTGGAAGTCGACCTGAACACCGTGGTGCGCGAACGCCTCGACAGCATGGTCGATGCCGCGCGCACGCGCCTGCGCACGGCCAATGTGCGCTACGTGAACCTCACCGCCGACCCAGCGAACCGCCGCATGGGGCTTCGTGTGACCGACCCCGCGCAGGTGCCCGCCGCCGTGGCGGCGCTGCGCGAACTCGCCAACCCGATCCAATCCAATACCGGGCAATCCATCCCGGACATGGATGTCACCAGCCTGCCCGACGGGCAGATCTGGGCGACCCTCACGGAGGCCGGGCTGCGCGCCAAGGCATCCTCGGCAGTCGAGCAATCCATCGAGATCGTCCGCCGCCGCGTGGACGAGACCGGCGTCTCGGAAGCGCTGATCGCCCGCCAGGGCCAGAACCGCATCCTGGTGACGCTGCCCGGCATCGAGGACCCCGACCGCATCAAGAACCTGCTGGGCCGCACCGCCCGCATGACCTTCCACCTGGTGGACGAGGCCGCGGGCCTGGCCACCACGCCCCCGCCCGGCGTGATGTTCCTGCCCGGCGAGCGCGAGGGCGAGCGCTTCGCCGTGCGCCGCCGCGTCGAGGTGGACGGCGCCAACCTGACCAACGCCCGCGCCGGCCAGGACAGCCGCACCGGCGAATGGGTGGTGAACTTCACCTTCGATTCGGTCGGCACCCGCCGCTTCGCGCAGATCACGCGCGAGAATGTCGGCCGCCCCTTCGCCGTGGTGCTGGACGAGAAGGTGATCACCGCGCCGGTGATCCGAGAACCGATCCTGGGCGGCCAGGGGCAGATCAGCGGGTCCTTCACGGCGCGGTCCGCCAACGACCTGGCGGTGCTGCTGCGCGCCGGCGCCCTGCCCGCCCCGCTGACGGTCGTCGAGGAACGCACGGTCGGGCCGGAACTCGGCGCGGACGCGATCCGCGCGGGCACCATCGCGCTGGCAGTCGGAACGCTCTTCGTCTTCCTCTACATGGGCTTGGCCTACGGCCTGTTCGGATGGTTCGCGAACATCGCGCTGCTGTTCAACATCATCCTGATGGTCGCCTTCATGTCGCTGATCGAGGCGACGCTGACCCTGCCCGGCATTGCCGGCATCGTGCTGACGCTGGGCACCGCTCTCGATGCCAATATCCTCATCAACGAACGCATACGCGAGGAAGTCCGTAACGGGCGAACGCCGATCAACGCGCTCGAGGCCGGCTACACCAAGGCGTCGGGCACCATCCTCGACTCCAACGTCACGAACCTGATCGCCATGGCCTGCCTCTACGCCTTCGGCTCGGGCCCGGTGAAGGGGTTCGCGGTCACCGTGGCGGTCGGCACCGTCGTGCAGATGTGGACCGCGACCGTGCTGACGCGGCTGTTCATGTCCTGGTGGTACAAGCGCACCCGGCCGAAGGAACTGCCGGTCTTCCAGCGCTCGGGCCTGTCGCTGGTCGAACGCCTGCGCCGCCCGCTGTTCCGCATCTTCCCCGACAATACGCGCATCCCGTTCATGAAGGGCGCGCGCATCGGGTTGATCGTCTCGGCGCTGCTGTCCAGCGCCTCGATCGCCATTGCCTTCTATCCGGGCCTCGAGAAAGGCATCGACTTCGAAGGCGGCATCGAGATGGAGGTGCGCACGCCCGGCCCAGGCGACATCGGCGCGCTGCGCGGCGCCGTCGGCGGGCTGGGGCTCGGCGACGCCACGCTGCTGCAGTTCGGCGACAACTCCACCTTCGCACTGCGACTGCCCGCGCAGGGTGACGAGGGCGCGGTGCAGGTCGCGGTCAACCGCGTGCGCACGGCGTTGGAACAGGTCGCACCCGGCACGCGCATCCTGCGGGTCGAGGCGGTGGGCAACCGCATCTCGGACGAACTCTTCATCGGCGGCATGATGGCGCTCGGCCTGTCGTTCCTCGCGATGCTGATCTACATCTGGGCCAGATTCGAATGGCAGTTCGGCATCGCCGCCGTCACCACGCTGATCCTGGACGTGACCAAGACCATTGGGTTCATGGTGCTGTTCCAGATCGAGTTCAACCTGACCACGATCGCCGGCATCCTGACCGTCATCGGCTTCAGCGCGAACGACAAGGTCGTGGTGTTCGACCGCATGCGGGAGAACCTTCGGAAGTTCAAGCAGATGCCGCTCGACCAGCTGGTCGACCTGTCGATCAACGAGACGATGAACCGCTCGCTCGGCACGTCGATGACGCTGCTGCTCTCGGCGCTGCCGCTGGCTCTGTTCGGCGGCGATACGCTGGCCGGCTTCGCCTGGGTGATGGTGGTGGGGATCGTGATCTCGGCCGGGTCGTCGGTGTTCATCGCAGCACCCATCGTGCTGTTCACCGGGCGGACGCGGCTGCGGCGGAACGAGGCCGAGGCGCCGGCCGGGGCAAAGCCGGCGCCGTAG
- a CDS encoding iron-containing alcohol dehydrogenase yields the protein MIGGGSVAKLAEVLAQFGLSRPLVVTDPWMVSSGTVEKALAPLRAAGIAAGVFSDTVPDPTDTVIEAGVAAMKAGDYDCLVGFGGGSPMDTAKAMAILGAAAPGVKMRDFKVPAQANRGALPVVCIPTTAGTGSEATRFTVITDTERDEKMLIAGLGALPLAAVVDFELTYSLPARITADTGIDSLTHALEAFVSKRANDEADEYALRAMRLIAPNLRTVYGEPSNAIARAAMMKGATLAGIAFSNSSVALVHGMSRPIGAHFHVPHGLSNAMLLPAVTEYSLNAALPRYAEAARAMGVATAAEGDQSAAAKLLQELRDLNRDLAVPTPAAYGIAPATWDGLLPTMAAQALASGSPANNPAVPTAEEIVALYRRAWAG from the coding sequence ATGATCGGCGGCGGTTCCGTTGCGAAACTCGCGGAGGTGCTGGCGCAGTTCGGCCTGTCGCGGCCGCTGGTGGTGACCGACCCGTGGATGGTCTCCTCCGGCACGGTCGAAAAGGCCCTGGCGCCGCTACGCGCGGCGGGGATCGCGGCCGGCGTGTTCAGCGACACCGTGCCCGACCCCACCGACACGGTGATCGAAGCGGGTGTCGCCGCGATGAAGGCGGGCGACTACGACTGCCTGGTGGGCTTCGGTGGTGGGTCGCCGATGGACACGGCCAAGGCCATGGCGATCCTGGGCGCGGCTGCGCCGGGTGTGAAGATGCGCGACTTCAAGGTGCCCGCACAGGCGAACCGTGGCGCGCTGCCGGTCGTGTGCATCCCGACCACGGCCGGCACCGGCAGCGAGGCCACGCGCTTCACCGTCATCACCGATACCGAACGCGACGAGAAGATGCTGATCGCCGGCCTCGGCGCGCTGCCGTTGGCCGCGGTGGTGGATTTCGAACTCACCTATTCGTTGCCGGCGCGCATCACGGCGGATACCGGCATCGACAGCCTCACGCATGCGCTGGAGGCCTTCGTGTCGAAGCGCGCGAATGACGAGGCGGACGAATACGCGCTGCGCGCCATGCGCCTGATCGCGCCCAACCTGCGCACGGTCTACGGCGAGCCGTCGAATGCCATCGCGCGCGCCGCGATGATGAAGGGCGCCACGCTTGCGGGGATCGCGTTCAGCAATTCCTCGGTCGCGCTGGTGCATGGCATGTCGCGGCCGATCGGGGCGCATTTCCATGTGCCGCACGGGCTGTCCAACGCCATGCTGCTGCCGGCGGTGACCGAGTACAGCCTGAACGCCGCGCTGCCGCGCTATGCCGAGGCCGCGCGGGCGATGGGTGTGGCGACGGCGGCGGAGGGCGACCAGTCGGCGGCGGCGAAGCTGCTGCAGGAGCTGCGCGACCTGAACCGCGACCTGGCGGTGCCGACGCCGGCCGCCTATGGCATCGCTCCCGCGACGTGGGACGGGTTGCTGCCGACCATGGCCGCGCAGGCGCTGGCCAGCGGATCGCCGGCAAATAATCCGGCGGTGCCGACGGCGGAGGAGATCGTCGCGTTGTACCGCCGCGCCTGGGCGGGGTGA
- the mmsB gene encoding 3-hydroxyisobutyrate dehydrogenase has protein sequence MARIGFVGLGRMGAHMARNLVKAGHEVVAFDIVPEAVAVVVASGATAAFSSAAAARDADVVITMLPAGEQVRDAWLGQGGLMKAARADALLMDCSTIDVATARDVAAAAGRPFLDAPVSGGVMGAEAGTLTFMVGGSAEAVARARPVLEAMGRTIVHCGEAGAGQVAKLCNNMMLAATMAVTSEAFVMAEKLGLPAQALYDVCSKSTAMSWALNNYCPVPGPVPASPANRDFAPGFTAALMRKDLGLAQQAAKDAGVATPVGALALSLFDRLVEGGAADKDFSAIITLVREGAAS, from the coding sequence ATGGCACGCATCGGTTTCGTCGGGCTCGGCCGCATGGGGGCGCATATGGCGCGCAACCTGGTCAAGGCGGGGCACGAGGTCGTCGCCTTCGACATCGTGCCCGAGGCGGTCGCGGTGGTGGTCGCGTCGGGTGCGACCGCGGCGTTTTCCTCCGCCGCCGCGGCGCGCGATGCAGATGTGGTCATCACCATGCTGCCGGCCGGCGAACAGGTGCGCGATGCCTGGCTGGGGCAGGGCGGCCTGATGAAAGCGGCGCGCGCGGATGCGCTGCTGATGGATTGCTCGACCATCGATGTCGCGACCGCGCGCGATGTCGCCGCTGCGGCGGGGCGGCCCTTCCTGGACGCGCCGGTTTCGGGCGGCGTGATGGGGGCTGAGGCGGGCACGCTCACCTTCATGGTCGGCGGCAGCGCGGAGGCGGTGGCGCGCGCGCGTCCCGTGCTCGAGGCCATGGGCCGTACCATCGTGCATTGCGGCGAGGCAGGTGCAGGCCAGGTCGCGAAGCTGTGCAACAACATGATGCTCGCCGCCACCATGGCGGTGACCAGCGAGGCCTTCGTGATGGCCGAGAAGCTCGGCCTGCCCGCGCAGGCGCTGTACGACGTATGTTCGAAATCCACCGCGATGTCATGGGCGCTGAACAACTACTGCCCGGTGCCGGGACCGGTGCCGGCGAGCCCCGCCAACCGCGACTTCGCACCCGGATTCACGGCGGCGCTGATGCGCAAGGACCTTGGGCTCGCGCAGCAGGCGGCGAAGGATGCGGGCGTCGCCACACCCGTCGGCGCCCTGGCGCTGTCGCTGTTCGATCGCCTGGTCGAGGGCGGCGCGGCGGACAAGGATTTCTCCGCCATCATCACCCTGGTGCGCGAAGGGGCAGCATCGTGA
- a CDS encoding ABC transporter ATP-binding protein gives MNAPLLDVNGLAKHYPVRKGLLLARQVGTVRAVDGVSFTLDRGETLALVGESGCGKSTTARLVLRLIEPSAGTLRFEGRDITGISGASLRAMRRRMQIVFQDPYASLNPRLTVAETIAEPMQVHGIGDAASRRARVAELLGLVGLRGFHAERYPHEFSGGQRQRIGIARALSVQPELIVCDEPVSALDVSIQAQVVNLLKDLQRRFGLAYLFIAHDLAVVKHVADRVAVMYLGRIVETARKRDLFAAPRHPYTRALLAAIPHPDPKRRGQVKPLGGDVPSPMNIPPGCRFHTRCPFAQDRCRSEEPALRPLADGHAAACHFAETLPPAELDFSGGLSEIAARRLALYAQARAG, from the coding sequence ATGAACGCGCCGTTGCTGGACGTGAACGGACTTGCCAAGCACTACCCGGTGCGCAAGGGCCTGCTGCTCGCGAGGCAGGTGGGCACGGTGCGCGCCGTTGATGGCGTGTCCTTCACGCTGGACCGTGGGGAGACGCTTGCACTGGTGGGGGAATCCGGCTGCGGGAAGTCGACGACCGCGCGGCTGGTGCTGCGCCTGATCGAACCATCGGCCGGCACGCTGCGCTTCGAAGGGCGCGACATCACCGGCATCTCGGGCGCTTCCCTGCGCGCGATGCGCCGGCGCATGCAGATCGTCTTCCAGGACCCGTATGCGAGCCTCAACCCACGCCTGACGGTGGCCGAGACCATCGCGGAACCCATGCAGGTGCACGGCATCGGCGACGCCGCGTCGCGCCGCGCGCGGGTGGCCGAGCTGCTTGGCCTGGTCGGCCTGCGCGGCTTCCACGCCGAGCGCTACCCGCATGAATTCAGCGGCGGGCAGCGCCAGCGCATCGGCATCGCGCGCGCGCTGTCGGTGCAGCCGGAACTGATCGTCTGCGACGAACCGGTCAGCGCGCTGGATGTGTCGATCCAGGCGCAGGTGGTGAACCTGCTGAAGGACCTGCAGCGGCGCTTCGGCCTTGCCTACCTGTTCATCGCGCATGACCTCGCGGTGGTGAAGCACGTGGCCGACCGCGTGGCGGTGATGTACCTCGGGCGCATCGTCGAGACGGCGCGCAAGCGCGACCTGTTCGCGGCGCCACGCCACCCCTATACGCGCGCGCTGCTGGCCGCGATCCCGCACCCCGATCCGAAGCGGCGCGGCCAGGTGAAGCCGCTCGGCGGCGATGTGCCGTCGCCCATGAACATACCGCCTGGCTGTCGCTTCCACACGCGCTGCCCCTTCGCGCAGGATCGCTGCCGCAGCGAGGAACCGGCGCTGCGCCCGCTCGCCGACGGGCATGCGGCGGCGTGCCATTTTGCCGAGACCTTGCCGCCGGCCGAGCTCGACTTCAGCGGCGGGCTGTCCGAGATCGCGGCACGACGGCTCGCACTCTATGCGCAGGCGCGGGCGGGCTGA